The Brevibacillus brevis genome contains a region encoding:
- a CDS encoding methionine ABC transporter ATP-binding protein encodes MVNIENLHKSYKTANGIIPVLQDVHLQIEKGDIFGIIGFSGAGKSTLIRCLNRLEEPDSGTIEIGGRVITELSEKELRQARQKIGMIFQQFHLLDAKTVYQNVAFPLEVAGHPKPYIHQRVREILELVQLGDKENTYPSQLSGGQKQRVGIARALVNSPDLLLSDEATSALDPQTTYSILELLKEINRQLKLTIVLITHELDVLQHVCNNMAVIENGRIVETGSVEKFFLHPESDTAKRFVHIIDYYRDKRHVMEGVGAGI; translated from the coding sequence ATGGTAAACATCGAGAACCTCCATAAATCTTACAAAACGGCAAATGGAATCATCCCTGTTTTGCAGGACGTCCATTTACAAATCGAAAAAGGAGATATATTCGGGATCATCGGGTTTTCGGGAGCAGGTAAATCAACCCTGATTCGTTGTCTCAATCGGCTGGAGGAGCCCGATTCCGGGACCATCGAGATCGGAGGCAGGGTTATTACAGAACTATCCGAGAAAGAACTGCGACAGGCAAGGCAAAAAATCGGCATGATATTTCAGCAGTTTCATCTGCTGGATGCAAAAACAGTCTATCAAAACGTTGCCTTTCCCTTGGAGGTAGCTGGCCATCCGAAGCCATATATTCACCAGCGTGTAAGAGAAATATTAGAACTCGTACAGCTCGGAGACAAGGAAAACACATATCCGTCCCAGCTCAGCGGCGGTCAAAAGCAGCGTGTCGGGATTGCCAGGGCGCTGGTCAATTCGCCTGATTTGCTGCTGAGTGACGAAGCGACATCCGCGCTCGACCCGCAGACGACGTATTCGATTCTGGAGCTGTTGAAGGAGATCAATCGCCAGTTAAAGCTGACAATTGTGCTCATTACTCACGAGCTGGATGTGCTTCAGCACGTATGCAACAACATGGCGGTCATCGAAAACGGCAGAATCGTCGAGACGGGGAGTGTGGAGAAGTTTTTCCTTCATCCAGAAAGTGATACCGCTAAGCGATTTGTCCAT
- a CDS encoding M20 peptidase aminoacylase family protein, with product MGTGIEALRSTELEAKLIAIRRQLHQYPEVAYEEFETTRAIRKWLEEADIRIVDFPLQTGVVAEIGANNNSGPIIALRADIDALPIQEETGLPYASKIPGKMHACGHDFHTAVILGAAYLLKQQEKTLAGTVRFLFQPAEEKGTGARQLVERGVLEGVHAIFGLHNKPDLEVGAIGIKPGPLMASVDGFEIDVEGIGTHAAIPHAGVDPIVAASQIVTALQSIVSRNVSPLDNAVVSVTTIHGGTTWNVIPDKVVLGGTIRTFQEEVRARIPERLRAIIEGVASAYGANVHLRWFAGPPPVHNDEKLTQLSIDVAKKVGLQVVTPEPSAAGEDFAYYQLKIPGSFIFFGTSGTEEWHHPGFTLDERALLPGAHYFAELAASALKDR from the coding sequence GTGGGAACAGGTATAGAGGCATTACGATCAACCGAACTGGAGGCCAAGCTAATTGCGATTCGCAGACAACTGCATCAATATCCCGAGGTTGCCTACGAAGAGTTCGAAACCACTCGCGCTATTCGTAAATGGCTGGAGGAAGCGGATATTCGCATCGTCGATTTCCCGCTGCAAACAGGCGTAGTGGCAGAAATAGGCGCGAACAACAATAGTGGACCGATCATTGCACTGCGCGCAGATATTGATGCATTGCCGATTCAAGAGGAAACAGGCTTGCCGTACGCATCGAAAATCCCAGGGAAAATGCATGCTTGCGGTCATGACTTCCACACGGCGGTCATCCTCGGAGCTGCTTATCTATTGAAGCAACAGGAAAAGACACTGGCAGGAACAGTGCGGTTTCTTTTCCAACCCGCAGAAGAGAAAGGAACAGGTGCAAGGCAGTTGGTGGAGAGGGGCGTTTTGGAAGGGGTTCACGCGATCTTTGGCTTGCACAACAAACCTGATCTGGAAGTCGGGGCAATCGGGATTAAACCGGGACCGCTGATGGCAAGCGTAGATGGCTTTGAGATCGATGTGGAAGGGATCGGTACACATGCAGCCATCCCACATGCCGGGGTAGATCCAATCGTAGCAGCTTCGCAAATCGTCACGGCTTTGCAATCGATTGTCAGTAGAAATGTAAGTCCGTTGGATAACGCTGTTGTAAGCGTGACGACCATTCACGGCGGAACGACTTGGAATGTGATTCCCGACAAAGTCGTTCTTGGCGGTACAATCCGCACCTTTCAAGAGGAGGTACGTGCGCGTATTCCCGAGCGCTTGCGTGCGATTATCGAGGGCGTAGCGTCAGCCTATGGTGCCAACGTTCATCTGCGCTGGTTTGCAGGACCACCACCTGTTCACAATGACGAGAAGCTAACACAGCTGTCCATCGATGTAGCCAAGAAGGTTGGCTTGCAAGTCGTAACGCCCGAACCGTCTGCGGCGGGAGAAGATTTTGCTTACTATCAATTGAAAATACCCGGCTCCTTCATTTTTTTCGGAACATCCGGTACCGAGGAATGGCATCATCCGGGATTTACGCTGGATGAACGGGCACTTTTGCCTGGCGCTCATTATTTTGCCGAGCTGGCTGCTAGCGCATTAAAGGACAGGTGA
- a CDS encoding LLM class flavin-dependent oxidoreductase: MGKRQIHLSAYLVGTGIHVASWRLPTAKRNASIDIEYYKQLAQTAERGKFDIAFIADSLAVNEDSHPNILNRFEPITLLAALAGATSKIGLVATASTTYHEPYNLARLFASVDHISNGRAGWNMVTTGDATGETGRNFSRSTHVPHDQRYEQAEEFIDVVSGLWDSWEDDAFVQDKTTGVFFDPEKMHRLHYKGQHYTVQGPLNIGRSKQGQPVIVQAGASEPGQRLAARTAEVVFSHVKDFERAKKFYHSLKSRLPDYGRTPDELHILQGISPIIADTKAEAEAIYEQLHDLLLPEQGLRFLSGYLGKVDFSKYSLDTPAAEVIFPEENGIQSHFEWMTELIRQKNPNLRQLYALLEGGSNREWIGTPEQIADAMEKWFTQGAADGFMFIAPILPHGLEVFVDKVIPILQERGLYRLDYEGDTLRDHLHLKKPPNRFRVPNKQLTERR, encoded by the coding sequence ATGGGAAAGCGACAAATTCACTTATCCGCTTACTTAGTTGGTACGGGCATACATGTAGCGTCATGGCGGTTACCGACAGCGAAAAGAAATGCGAGTATCGACATCGAATATTATAAGCAGCTGGCTCAGACGGCAGAGCGCGGGAAGTTTGACATCGCCTTTATTGCAGACAGCTTGGCAGTCAATGAAGATTCGCATCCGAATATTCTCAATCGTTTTGAACCGATTACATTATTGGCAGCCCTCGCTGGTGCTACGTCCAAAATCGGTCTCGTCGCAACTGCATCCACTACTTACCACGAGCCCTACAATCTGGCTCGGCTGTTTGCTTCTGTCGATCATATCAGCAATGGCCGCGCAGGCTGGAATATGGTCACTACGGGCGATGCAACAGGAGAAACGGGGCGCAACTTCAGCCGTTCAACCCATGTACCACACGATCAGCGCTACGAGCAGGCAGAAGAATTCATCGATGTCGTTTCCGGCTTGTGGGATTCGTGGGAAGACGACGCATTTGTACAAGACAAAACGACGGGTGTGTTTTTTGATCCGGAAAAAATGCACCGACTCCATTACAAAGGTCAACATTACACGGTACAAGGACCGCTGAATATCGGCAGGTCCAAGCAAGGACAGCCTGTCATCGTGCAAGCAGGAGCGTCAGAACCGGGACAACGGCTGGCAGCGCGAACAGCAGAAGTCGTCTTTTCACACGTCAAGGATTTTGAGCGTGCCAAGAAGTTTTATCACAGCCTGAAAAGCAGGCTTCCTGATTACGGTCGAACTCCAGATGAACTGCACATTTTGCAAGGCATATCCCCGATTATTGCGGATACAAAGGCAGAGGCAGAGGCGATTTATGAGCAGTTGCATGACTTATTGCTGCCTGAGCAAGGCTTGCGATTTTTGTCGGGTTATTTGGGCAAAGTCGATTTCAGCAAGTATTCGCTGGATACGCCAGCAGCAGAAGTCATTTTTCCAGAAGAGAATGGCATCCAGAGTCATTTCGAATGGATGACAGAGCTGATTCGCCAAAAGAATCCGAACTTGCGCCAGTTGTACGCGTTGCTCGAAGGAGGAAGCAATCGGGAATGGATCGGAACCCCTGAACAAATCGCAGACGCGATGGAAAAATGGTTTACCCAAGGGGCGGCAGATGGATTCATGTTCATCGCTCCGATTCTCCCGCATGGTTTGGAAGTGTTCGTCGATAAGGTCATCCCGATTTTGCAAGAAAGAGGGCTTTATCGCTTGGATTACGAGGGAGATACGCTACGTGATCATCTGCATTTGAAAAAACCGCCCAATCGGTTCCGGGTCCCCAACAAGCAATTGACAGAAAGGAGATAG
- a CDS encoding MetQ/NlpA family ABC transporter substrate-binding protein, translated as MKKVALTLLCALIAMLAVGCGKTEEQAGLKIGIRGSESRTWDFVKEQAAKEGLQIELVSFNANVNPNTVLLEGEIDANAFQHVAFLDQFNRKNNAQIVPVGSTIIAPLGIYSDTFKKIEEIPDGAKIAVPNDDSNWGRALLLLQEAGLIQVVDNFDGFGGADKIKANPKHLEIVPVDGATTPRVMKDVAASIINNGVAVEAGFLLKDAVFHESKTAKPYINVIATTKEKANREDVKKLVAIYQSKIVSDFITETYKGNYIPTQVPVEELINFKQAFKSKP; from the coding sequence ATGAAAAAAGTAGCGCTTACCCTACTGTGCGCCTTGATAGCCATGCTCGCAGTTGGTTGCGGAAAAACAGAGGAACAGGCGGGGCTGAAAATCGGCATTCGCGGGTCGGAAAGCCGTACGTGGGACTTCGTGAAGGAACAGGCGGCAAAAGAAGGATTGCAAATTGAATTGGTTTCATTCAACGCGAATGTGAATCCAAATACCGTCCTGCTTGAGGGGGAAATCGACGCCAATGCCTTTCAGCACGTCGCTTTTTTAGACCAATTCAACAGGAAAAACAACGCGCAAATCGTGCCCGTTGGCTCCACGATCATTGCACCCCTCGGGATCTACTCGGATACGTTTAAAAAAATCGAAGAAATACCGGACGGGGCAAAGATCGCCGTACCGAACGATGACTCCAACTGGGGGCGTGCCTTGCTGCTGCTCCAAGAGGCTGGACTGATTCAAGTCGTGGATAATTTCGATGGATTTGGCGGGGCGGATAAGATCAAGGCGAATCCCAAACATTTAGAAATTGTCCCCGTCGATGGTGCAACGACTCCTCGTGTCATGAAGGATGTGGCGGCCTCCATTATAAACAACGGTGTGGCAGTCGAGGCTGGTTTTCTATTAAAAGACGCTGTGTTTCATGAAAGCAAAACGGCGAAGCCATACATCAACGTGATTGCGACGACAAAAGAAAAGGCAAATAGGGAGGATGTAAAAAAGCTGGTGGCGATCTACCAGTCCAAAATCGTTTCTGATTTTATCACGGAGACGTATAAAGGAAACTACATTCCTACACAAGTACCTGTCGAAGAACTAATCAATTTTAAACAAGCGTTTAAGAGTAAACCATAA
- a CDS encoding methionine ABC transporter permease, with protein sequence MEVTSDQVIQAVYETIYMVSVSLVFATLIGLPLGILLVVTRKGHILENPLIFSILNPIINVLRSVPFIILLVAIIPLTRLIVGTSIGTTAAIVPLVIYSGPYIARLVENSLLEVNEGIIEAAEAMGATPLQIIFRFLIPETLGSIILSITTATIGLIGATAMAGAIGGGGIGDLAITYGYQRFSTVTIVATVVILVVLVQGIQSFGNVLAGKIRRN encoded by the coding sequence ATGGAAGTCACATCCGACCAAGTCATCCAAGCCGTTTACGAAACGATTTACATGGTGAGCGTATCGCTCGTGTTTGCGACATTGATTGGCCTTCCGCTCGGCATCTTGCTCGTGGTCACGCGCAAGGGCCACATTTTAGAGAACCCGTTGATTTTTTCGATCTTGAATCCGATCATCAATGTCCTTCGTTCGGTACCATTTATCATTTTACTGGTGGCCATTATCCCGTTGACGAGGCTGATTGTCGGGACCTCTATCGGCACGACCGCGGCGATTGTGCCCCTCGTCATCTACAGCGGACCTTACATTGCTCGCTTGGTGGAAAACTCCTTGCTGGAAGTAAACGAAGGGATCATCGAAGCTGCAGAAGCAATGGGAGCGACGCCGTTGCAGATCATATTTCGCTTTCTCATCCCGGAAACACTCGGGTCGATTATTCTCAGTATCACGACAGCTACCATCGGCTTAATCGGAGCCACAGCCATGGCTGGAGCAATCGGTGGCGGAGGAATTGGAGACTTGGCGATTACATACGGATATCAGCGGTTCAGCACTGTGACAATTGTTGCGACCGTCGTCATCCTCGTCGTTCTCGTCCAAGGGATTCAATCATTCGGCAACGTGCTGGCCGGTAAAATTCGCCGGAACTAA
- a CDS encoding methionine ABC transporter ATP-binding protein, giving the protein MIEFHEVHKSYENGGATIEALKGVTLNVHKGDIFGVIGLSGAGKSTLLRTVNRLEQPTSGRVIVDGNDLSVLSVKHLRSLKKNIGMIFQQFNLLSTKTVFDNVAMPLRLGTTSQKEVQERVGELLSFVGLTEKAQSYPNQLSGGQKQRVGIARALATNPSILLSDEATSALDPQTTASILELLTRVNEEYNVTILMITHEMNVIKEVCNRVAVMEQGAVVEQGNVLDVFANPQTETARHFVKSVVRDDIPVSVYKLLEANQGKSKILHIRFIGESSGQPMLSQVAKRFASDVNVLFGNITELQGVPFGNLIVELQGNEREIARAYQYILQQNVSVKEIS; this is encoded by the coding sequence ATGATTGAGTTTCACGAAGTCCATAAATCATACGAAAACGGCGGCGCAACTATTGAGGCATTAAAAGGTGTTACGCTGAATGTGCACAAAGGCGACATTTTCGGAGTAATCGGTTTAAGCGGTGCTGGCAAAAGCACGTTGCTTCGCACGGTCAATCGATTGGAGCAGCCCACATCTGGCAGAGTGATTGTCGACGGGAATGATTTGTCTGTTTTGTCGGTCAAACATTTGCGGAGCTTGAAGAAAAACATTGGCATGATCTTTCAGCAGTTCAATCTGCTCTCCACGAAGACCGTTTTTGACAATGTAGCGATGCCGCTGCGGCTTGGAACCACTTCACAAAAGGAAGTTCAGGAACGCGTAGGCGAGCTCCTGTCGTTTGTAGGATTAACTGAAAAAGCGCAGAGCTATCCCAACCAGCTATCCGGCGGACAAAAGCAGCGTGTCGGGATCGCACGTGCACTGGCGACCAACCCGTCGATTTTGCTGAGCGACGAAGCAACCTCGGCGTTGGACCCGCAAACGACCGCGTCCATTCTAGAATTGCTCACAAGAGTGAACGAGGAATACAACGTCACGATTCTCATGATTACCCATGAAATGAATGTCATCAAAGAGGTTTGCAACCGTGTTGCGGTCATGGAGCAAGGCGCTGTCGTGGAACAAGGAAATGTCTTGGATGTATTTGCAAATCCTCAGACAGAGACGGCTCGCCATTTTGTCAAATCAGTGGTACGTGACGACATTCCAGTGAGCGTTTACAAGCTTCTTGAAGCGAATCAAGGGAAATCCAAGATCCTTCATATTCGTTTCATCGGGGAAAGCTCTGGTCAGCCGATGCTTTCGCAAGTAGCGAAGCGATTTGCCAGTGACGTCAATGTCCTTTTCGGAAACATCACCGAGCTGCAAGGAGTGCCATTTGGCAACCTGATTGTTGAATTGCAGGGCAACGAGCGGGAAATTGCCCGCGCATACCAATACATCCTACAGCAAAACGTCTCGGTAAAGGAGATTTCATAA
- a CDS encoding glutaredoxin family protein yields the protein MSAKQKVIVWGRSGYSFCTDVKAVLQANQHPFEWIDVEGKDVLRDVLELKYGTRLVPVVEFGGDGKYEALLHTELDRLESRLSVS from the coding sequence GTGTCAGCCAAACAAAAAGTGATTGTATGGGGGAGAAGCGGGTACTCGTTTTGTACAGACGTCAAGGCTGTATTACAAGCGAATCAACATCCTTTTGAATGGATTGATGTAGAAGGAAAAGACGTGCTCCGCGATGTGCTGGAACTCAAATACGGCACACGCTTGGTCCCGGTGGTGGAATTCGGCGGGGACGGCAAATACGAAGCATTGCTTCATACAGAACTGGATCGGTTAGAATCGCGATTGTCAGTTAGCTAG
- a CDS encoding LLM class flavin-dependent oxidoreductase, with product MPLKLSILDQSPIQEGETATEAFLHTIALVKKAEELGYHRFWVSEHHDLDHVVGSSPEVLIAHLLAKTEHIRIGSGGVMLQHYSPYKVAENFHVLASLAPGRVDLGIGRAPGGLPLSTKALQQENTGINRTLAEKLVELEHFLHDELTPAHSLYGLKVIPTPPEPADLFLLGTSLESAELAASRGIPYVFALFINQDGTVSQAAINAYRKQFRPGRIANPQALLALSVIVADTEEEAAQLAKESKVAKIHLQSGKTVTVTSLKKAEEFGLQSVEPYTIEVKEANVIHGTKDTVREKLIAIQDQYDIEEVIITAPIKDFQKRVLSYERLREAFSELTVS from the coding sequence ATGCCGCTAAAACTAAGCATTTTGGATCAGAGTCCCATCCAAGAAGGGGAAACGGCAACAGAGGCTTTTTTGCATACCATTGCCTTGGTCAAGAAGGCCGAAGAGCTCGGCTATCACCGGTTCTGGGTGTCTGAGCATCACGACTTAGATCATGTGGTCGGCTCATCACCAGAGGTGCTCATCGCCCATTTGCTGGCGAAAACGGAACATATCCGCATCGGTTCCGGTGGAGTGATGCTGCAACACTACAGCCCGTATAAGGTAGCAGAAAATTTCCATGTATTGGCTTCCCTGGCACCTGGTCGTGTCGATCTCGGTATTGGCAGAGCTCCCGGCGGGCTTCCGTTATCAACAAAAGCACTGCAACAGGAGAACACAGGAATCAACCGAACTCTTGCAGAAAAACTCGTAGAACTCGAGCACTTTCTCCATGACGAGCTAACGCCTGCGCACTCCCTTTATGGATTAAAAGTCATCCCGACTCCCCCCGAGCCTGCTGATTTATTCCTATTGGGTACGAGTCTCGAAAGCGCAGAATTAGCTGCTTCCCGGGGCATTCCATACGTGTTTGCCCTGTTTATCAACCAGGATGGGACGGTGAGTCAAGCCGCTATTAATGCCTACCGAAAGCAGTTTCGTCCAGGCAGAATCGCCAATCCGCAAGCACTCCTTGCTCTTTCTGTCATCGTAGCCGATACCGAAGAAGAAGCCGCTCAATTAGCAAAGGAAAGCAAGGTCGCCAAAATCCATTTGCAAAGCGGAAAAACCGTAACCGTCACCAGTCTGAAAAAGGCGGAAGAATTCGGGCTCCAATCCGTCGAACCGTATACCATTGAGGTAAAGGAAGCGAATGTCATTCACGGAACGAAAGACACGGTACGGGAAAAGCTTATTGCCATCCAGGATCAATACGATATCGAGGAAGTCATCATTACAGCGCCTATCAAAGACTTTCAAAAACGCGTGCTGTCATATGAGCGATTGAGGGAAGCATTTTCGGAACTGACCGTTTCCTGA
- a CDS encoding VOC family protein, producing MIKGLYEAHLPVKNLARSIAFYKDLDLELAHQTDTVAFFWIEKGRSWLGLWETDRVDTPYHVSLRHVAFHIDGKDMKEAKEWLEQKGITVTTIFGFPPEKQPLVLPNNPQAHAAIYFEDPDSNLLEFIAPLRIDFEEAFKMMTLEEWDQREKSRLASFTQADRP from the coding sequence ATGATTAAAGGACTGTACGAAGCACATTTACCTGTCAAGAATCTTGCAAGATCGATTGCGTTTTACAAAGATCTGGATTTGGAACTTGCTCATCAGACCGATACAGTGGCTTTCTTTTGGATTGAAAAAGGGCGCAGCTGGTTAGGACTATGGGAGACCGATCGGGTAGATACTCCGTATCACGTATCGTTGAGACATGTGGCCTTTCATATTGATGGAAAAGATATGAAGGAAGCGAAGGAGTGGCTGGAACAGAAGGGAATAACGGTGACCACTATCTTTGGTTTCCCGCCAGAAAAGCAGCCGCTTGTTTTGCCGAATAACCCCCAAGCTCACGCTGCGATTTATTTCGAAGATCCCGACAGCAACCTGTTGGAATTCATCGCACCTTTGCGAATTGATTTTGAGGAAGCCTTTAAAATGATGACGCTAGAGGAGTGGGATCAAAGGGAAAAAAGCCGACTCGCCTCATTCACTCAAGCGGATCGGCCTTAA
- a CDS encoding LLM class flavin-dependent oxidoreductase produces the protein MGSKRTLKLGTMIHGIGGNMGAWRHPKALADASVNLGFYVQQALKAESGLFDFVFIADGLYINEKSLPHFLNRFEPLTILSALGAVTSRIGLVGTVSTSYSEPFTIARQFASLDHISSGRAGWNVVTSPLEGSALNYGKKEHPSHELRYRIAEEYLEVVKGLWDSWEDDAFIRDKEAGIFFHPQKMHRLNHQGEHFSVQGPLNIARSQQGHPVIFQAGSSQSGKTLAAKSADAVFTGAETLEEAASFYQDVKARAAKYGRSPESILLFPGIRPIVGRTKEEALQKHQEIVNLVSIEHALNYLGRFFDHHDFTQYELDKRFPDLGEIGSNGFRSTTDKIKQNAKENNWTLRQVALQTATPSSDFIGTPTMVADQIQLWFEKQAADGFIVHSVVPHGLDDFVELVVPLLQERGIYRDEYEADTLRGNLGLSIPVNRYVKEQHTIV, from the coding sequence ATGGGGAGCAAGAGAACATTGAAGCTAGGGACGATGATTCACGGAATCGGAGGGAATATGGGAGCGTGGCGGCACCCGAAAGCATTGGCTGACGCCAGCGTCAATCTTGGATTCTATGTGCAGCAGGCGCTGAAAGCTGAATCAGGATTGTTCGATTTTGTCTTTATTGCAGATGGTTTGTACATCAATGAAAAATCGCTCCCCCATTTTTTGAACCGTTTCGAGCCACTTACGATTTTATCTGCACTTGGAGCCGTCACCTCACGAATCGGCTTGGTTGGCACCGTATCTACCTCGTACAGCGAGCCGTTTACTATAGCCAGGCAATTTGCGTCCCTGGATCATATCAGTAGCGGCAGGGCTGGGTGGAATGTCGTGACCTCGCCTTTGGAAGGCTCAGCGCTGAACTATGGGAAAAAGGAGCATCCATCCCATGAGCTGCGATACCGAATTGCGGAGGAGTATTTGGAAGTAGTCAAAGGGCTGTGGGATTCGTGGGAAGATGATGCGTTCATTCGCGATAAGGAAGCGGGTATCTTTTTCCATCCGCAAAAAATGCATCGATTGAATCATCAAGGGGAGCACTTTTCCGTGCAGGGTCCATTAAATATCGCTCGTTCTCAACAAGGACACCCTGTTATTTTTCAGGCAGGTTCTTCTCAAAGCGGCAAGACATTGGCGGCAAAATCGGCAGACGCCGTGTTTACAGGGGCAGAAACCCTTGAGGAGGCAGCCAGCTTCTATCAGGATGTAAAAGCGCGAGCGGCGAAGTATGGACGCTCACCGGAGTCCATCTTACTATTTCCGGGGATACGCCCAATTGTCGGCAGAACAAAGGAAGAGGCGCTGCAAAAGCATCAGGAAATCGTCAATCTAGTCAGTATCGAGCATGCATTGAATTATTTGGGCCGCTTTTTTGACCACCACGATTTTACCCAATATGAATTGGATAAACGATTCCCTGATTTGGGCGAGATCGGAAGTAACGGCTTTCGAAGTACCACTGACAAAATCAAACAAAATGCCAAAGAGAACAACTGGACGTTGCGACAGGTTGCTTTGCAAACGGCCACACCTTCCAGCGATTTTATCGGAACGCCCACGATGGTAGCGGACCAAATTCAGTTGTGGTTTGAAAAACAAGCCGCCGACGGATTTATTGTCCACTCCGTTGTGCCGCATGGGTTGGACGATTTTGTTGAGTTGGTAGTGCCCCTTTTGCAAGAGCGGGGGATTTATCGCGACGAATATGAAGCGGACACATTACGTGGGAACCTGGGGCTTTCCATCCCGGTGAACCGTTACGTGAAAGAACAGCATACGATCGTGTAA
- a CDS encoding ABC transporter substrate-binding protein has product MQRLGSIFMVLAIILVLMITGCGGGSGQQTTALTTNKQAGHQGSTPAKSESAFPRTIAHLSGETVIQEKPIKIATPYIAFVDYLAVLDEYPIAAQGVSTITANFPSLNKRVADKNIIDLGMEVDLEKLLAVQSDIIIAADDMRDQYGKLSQIAPTVILPQAGDWRETLQQMASIIGKEEKATNVLAEFDRKSAAYKEQLAFRSQESVMFVMYRGKEQFITWTDGRFDPFYNGLGLKRTEGAHENGQLSLEGLAQLNPDHLFVINNWQAPIQGGVKEALKGSNVWNSLNAVKNNRVYELADPSLPGPMALAKIDGIEEIMKAMGK; this is encoded by the coding sequence ATGCAACGACTAGGTAGTATTTTTATGGTCCTTGCTATCATTTTAGTCCTGATGATCACAGGATGCGGCGGAGGATCGGGCCAACAAACAACTGCACTAACTACGAACAAACAAGCGGGACACCAAGGCTCAACGCCTGCAAAGAGCGAGAGTGCTTTTCCACGGACGATCGCCCATCTATCAGGTGAAACGGTCATTCAGGAAAAACCAATAAAAATCGCGACGCCGTACATTGCTTTTGTTGACTACTTGGCCGTTTTGGATGAGTATCCGATTGCTGCCCAAGGTGTATCGACCATTACGGCGAATTTTCCCAGTCTCAATAAACGAGTAGCGGATAAAAATATCATCGATCTGGGGATGGAGGTCGATCTGGAGAAGTTGCTGGCTGTTCAGTCTGATATCATTATTGCCGCTGATGACATGCGCGACCAATACGGAAAATTATCGCAAATTGCACCAACTGTCATCTTGCCTCAGGCTGGGGATTGGCGTGAAACCCTCCAACAAATGGCTTCGATTATAGGAAAAGAGGAGAAGGCTACGAATGTGCTAGCCGAGTTTGATCGAAAATCGGCGGCATACAAAGAACAGCTCGCCTTTCGCAGTCAGGAGTCGGTCATGTTCGTCATGTACAGAGGGAAAGAGCAGTTCATTACTTGGACCGATGGAAGATTCGATCCATTTTACAACGGACTTGGATTGAAGCGAACGGAAGGGGCTCATGAAAATGGGCAGCTCTCACTCGAGGGCCTCGCTCAACTAAATCCAGACCATCTGTTCGTCATCAATAATTGGCAAGCGCCGATCCAAGGTGGAGTGAAAGAGGCCCTGAAAGGAAGCAACGTCTGGAATAGCTTGAACGCCGTCAAAAATAACCGAGTCTATGAATTGGCAGACCCTTCGTTACCTGGACCGATGGCTCTGGCGAAAATAGACGGGATTGAAGAAATCATGAAAGCAATGGGGAAGTAA